The Cohnella abietis genome has a segment encoding these proteins:
- a CDS encoding homoserine dehydrogenase, with protein MKPVKVGLLGLGTVGTGVVRIVEGHQEDLSNQVGSSISIAQILVKDRTKSRNIPVDASKLTEDPWDIVRNPEIDVIVEVMGGITQTKEYILEALERGKHIVTANKDLMALHGPEILAKAREKGCDVLYEASVAGGIPIIRTLIEGFSSDRITKIMGIVNGTTNYILTKMTQEGAAYSDVLKEAQELGYAESDPTSDVEGLDAARKMTILSTLGFRANVSLDNVSTKGISNVTQEDIQYAKRLGYEVKLLGIAERQDDFISVSVQPTMIKQTHPIASVNGVFNAVYVHGEAVGETMFYGPGAGEMPTATSVVADIVAVVKNMKLGVNGRQAQLSYNVVKLKTDEQIASKFFLLLHVEDRAGVLAQIAQVFSDCDVSIESVMQPTTPHKSSTEIIIITHEASKAAMNNVLKAFEGLAAVRKIKSVYRVEG; from the coding sequence ATGAAGCCAGTAAAAGTAGGATTACTTGGATTAGGTACTGTAGGTACAGGGGTTGTTAGAATCGTGGAGGGCCATCAGGAGGATCTATCGAACCAGGTGGGCTCGTCTATTTCAATAGCGCAAATTTTAGTAAAGGATCGCACGAAGAGCCGTAATATTCCCGTGGATGCCTCTAAGCTAACTGAAGATCCGTGGGACATCGTGCGAAATCCGGAAATTGACGTCATTGTTGAAGTTATGGGTGGAATAACTCAAACTAAAGAATATATTCTGGAAGCGCTGGAGCGGGGCAAGCATATCGTAACAGCAAACAAAGATTTGATGGCTTTGCATGGCCCTGAGATTCTGGCAAAAGCTCGTGAAAAGGGCTGTGACGTTCTGTACGAAGCTAGTGTTGCAGGCGGTATTCCCATCATTCGTACGTTAATTGAAGGCTTTTCTTCCGACCGTATTACGAAAATTATGGGTATTGTTAATGGAACGACAAACTATATTTTGACTAAAATGACTCAAGAAGGCGCTGCATACTCCGATGTGCTGAAGGAAGCTCAGGAGCTCGGCTACGCGGAGTCCGATCCGACATCCGATGTTGAAGGTCTAGATGCTGCTCGCAAAATGACGATTTTGTCGACGCTTGGTTTTAGAGCAAATGTATCTTTGGACAATGTGAGCACGAAGGGGATAAGCAACGTTACTCAAGAAGACATTCAATATGCCAAACGTCTTGGGTATGAGGTGAAGCTGCTTGGTATTGCCGAACGCCAAGACGATTTCATAAGTGTTAGCGTCCAACCTACAATGATTAAGCAGACTCACCCTATTGCATCGGTCAATGGCGTATTCAATGCAGTGTACGTGCATGGAGAAGCAGTTGGGGAAACGATGTTCTACGGGCCAGGGGCAGGAGAAATGCCAACGGCAACCTCTGTTGTAGCTGATATTGTTGCGGTAGTTAAAAATATGAAGCTTGGTGTTAATGGGCGTCAGGCACAGCTTTCTTATAATGTGGTGAAGCTTAAGACGGATGAGCAAATTGCTTCGAAATTTTTCTTGTTACTTCATGTAGAAGATCGGGCAGGCGTTCTAGCTCAAATCGCACAAGTATTTTCAGACTGCGATGTCAGCATTGAATCCGTTATGCAGCCTACCACTCCTCATAAATCGAGTACAGAAATTATTATTATTACGCATGAAGCAAGCAAAGCAGCTATGAATAACGTGCTGAAGGCTTTTGAAGGCTTAGCTGCAGTACGTAAAATTAAAAGTGTATATCGGGTTGAAGGCTAA
- a CDS encoding ACT domain-containing protein has translation MAERYYVVREDLLPEGILKTEQAKELLRRGEAATVNEAAERVGLSRSAFYKYKDGVYMLEQASRETIATISMDLEHRSGVLSKVLGMLAVSEGNVLTISQSIPLQGMANVVVSIDTSLINGALPELLDKLRSLDGVKRVTVVGRS, from the coding sequence ATGGCTGAACGTTATTATGTCGTCCGAGAGGATTTGTTGCCGGAAGGCATACTCAAGACGGAGCAAGCCAAAGAGCTTCTGAGAAGAGGTGAAGCGGCAACGGTTAACGAAGCCGCGGAGCGAGTTGGCTTAAGCCGCAGCGCCTTCTATAAATATAAAGACGGTGTCTACATGCTTGAGCAGGCATCGCGGGAAACGATCGCTACTATATCGATGGATCTTGAGCACCGCTCAGGTGTATTGTCCAAGGTTCTTGGAATGTTAGCGGTCAGCGAAGGAAACGTACTGACGATATCCCAGTCCATTCCGCTTCAAGGGATGGCGAATGTCGTTGTTTCAATCGACACTTCTCTCATCAATGGAGCTTTACCGGAGCTTCTGGATAAACTTCGTTCTTTAGATGGCGTTAAGCGGGTTACCGTAGTAGGCCGCAGTTAA
- the pheA gene encoding prephenate dehydratase — protein sequence MSQRKSVALLPQGTVSDEAVRYMFRNEDVDFVYCKMIADVFQSTARGLTDWSVIPIENTIDGSVSLHIDWLVHEVDLPIRAEWVFPSIQNLIGSASELSADDGQWDPSKITKIMSHPVAMAQCLQFIRARIPHAELETLSSTTEAVRTVKNNPGQGWAALGTQSAAAFLELDVLETGVTDHDNNFTRFLLVGNTPYELQGAPLQKTSILITLPEDYPGALHQVLSAFSWRRINLSKIESRPTKKKLGNYYFYIDIELSMDTVLLPAAIAEIEAIGCQVRLLGSYPSFPFLGK from the coding sequence ATGAGCCAACGCAAATCCGTCGCATTATTGCCCCAAGGAACGGTATCTGACGAAGCAGTACGGTACATGTTCCGCAATGAAGATGTAGATTTTGTATATTGTAAAATGATTGCAGATGTATTCCAATCGACTGCCCGCGGCCTTACGGATTGGAGTGTCATTCCGATTGAGAATACGATTGACGGCTCAGTGAGCTTACACATAGATTGGCTCGTCCATGAAGTGGATTTGCCGATTCGTGCAGAATGGGTATTTCCGTCTATTCAAAATTTGATTGGATCTGCAAGCGAATTGTCGGCAGACGATGGACAGTGGGATCCGAGTAAAATTACGAAGATCATGAGCCACCCGGTTGCGATGGCACAATGTCTTCAGTTTATACGTGCTAGGATTCCACATGCCGAGCTAGAAACCCTTAGCAGCACGACTGAGGCTGTAAGGACGGTCAAGAATAATCCTGGTCAAGGCTGGGCTGCGCTGGGGACCCAATCGGCGGCAGCTTTTCTCGAGCTAGATGTGCTTGAAACAGGTGTAACGGACCATGACAATAATTTCACTCGTTTCTTGCTGGTAGGGAATACTCCGTACGAGCTGCAGGGTGCTCCACTTCAGAAGACAAGCATCTTGATTACGCTGCCAGAGGATTATCCGGGTGCGCTTCATCAAGTGTTATCTGCATTCTCTTGGCGCCGAATTAATTTATCTAAGATCGAGTCGAGGCCCACGAAGAAGAAGCTAGGCAACTATTACTTCTATATCGACATCGAATTATCGATGGATACTGTACTGCTGCCTGCTGCTATTGCCGAAATTGAAGCCATTGGCTGTCAGGTTAGACTGCTGGGATCATACCCTAGCTTTCCTTTCCTCGGGAAATAA
- a CDS encoding LysM peptidoglycan-binding domain-containing protein gives MKIHMVKQGDSLYSIAKKYNVSLEDIIKANPEISNPDVIDVGMKVKVPSQSKPALEVIHHHIVQQGDTLWKLSKAWGIQLVDLIKANPQLKNPNALLTGEVVNIPKTANGTAVSPAATMHEGAAHGKANTGLKPSTGTKANTGIQPIPTPLPAPITPTAVTPATPVPTPIAVQPPVVVTPIAVQPPVVVTPIIETKPIYGSATAPTIQSPSYGHGSHYQVPMPYSSETQQSVVSPESTYEGHGYGHGYGMQQQPVVSPESTYEGHGYGHGYGMQQQPLVSPESTYEGHGYGYGMQQQPVVSAESTYEEHGYGHGYGMQQQPVVSPESNHEGYGHGHGYGYGLPPGIGPLGGHIGGHIGSLPGLQGYSYSQPNNQVYGQGTAYPMPVAGVKKKSGCNCGGPSSYSVPTEANAGLAPYADGYQGMAYSADRFSYGAPAYGVSPIANGPFGNAPQSVNPFGSYPGMQYSPYYGAPMGDVPLGANQGLATVNGANYGQQFDPYFGAIPPIPPLPPLGPLRENENENDRSSENEDDLISQSPSVKKRQLQNKPKAKLAASARQSKPRRKENLPWIKW, from the coding sequence GTGAAGATCCATATGGTTAAGCAAGGAGATTCGCTGTATTCGATTGCTAAGAAATACAATGTATCATTGGAAGATATCATTAAGGCAAACCCGGAAATTAGCAACCCCGACGTTATTGATGTCGGGATGAAGGTGAAGGTTCCTTCACAGTCAAAGCCTGCACTTGAAGTCATTCATCATCATATCGTGCAGCAGGGAGATACTTTGTGGAAGCTTTCTAAAGCTTGGGGAATCCAGCTTGTGGATTTAATTAAAGCCAATCCACAACTTAAAAATCCTAATGCTTTATTGACGGGAGAAGTCGTCAATATTCCAAAAACAGCGAATGGCACCGCCGTGTCTCCTGCTGCCACAATGCATGAAGGGGCTGCACATGGAAAAGCAAATACAGGTTTAAAGCCAAGCACAGGAACGAAAGCAAATACGGGTATTCAGCCTATCCCCACGCCACTCCCGGCGCCGATTACGCCGACAGCTGTTACGCCTGCAACTCCTGTTCCGACACCAATCGCTGTACAACCGCCAGTAGTCGTAACACCAATCGCTGTACAACCGCCAGTAGTCGTAACACCTATTATCGAAACAAAGCCGATCTACGGTAGTGCGACGGCTCCAACTATTCAGTCTCCATCTTATGGGCATGGATCACATTATCAAGTACCAATGCCTTACAGCTCCGAAACGCAGCAGTCTGTCGTAAGCCCAGAGAGCACGTACGAAGGACATGGTTATGGACACGGCTACGGAATGCAGCAGCAGCCTGTCGTTAGCCCAGAGAGCACGTATGAAGGACATGGCTACGGACACGGCTACGGAATGCAGCAGCAGCCTCTTGTTAGCCCAGAGAGCACGTATGAAGGACATGGCTACGGATACGGAATGCAACAGCAGCCTGTCGTTAGCGCAGAGAGCACGTATGAAGAACATGGCTACGGACACGGCTATGGAATGCAGCAGCAGCCTGTCGTTAGCCCGGAGAGCAACCATGAAGGCTATGGCCATGGACACGGCTATGGATATGGTCTCCCGCCAGGTATTGGCCCTCTAGGTGGTCACATTGGTGGGCATATTGGCAGTTTGCCAGGGCTTCAGGGATACTCTTACAGTCAGCCCAATAATCAGGTATATGGGCAAGGAACGGCCTATCCGATGCCAGTGGCGGGCGTGAAGAAAAAGTCAGGATGCAACTGCGGAGGACCGTCTTCCTATTCTGTACCAACGGAGGCCAATGCGGGGTTGGCACCTTATGCTGATGGCTATCAAGGAATGGCTTATTCTGCAGATCGATTTTCTTATGGAGCTCCCGCATATGGGGTTTCCCCGATAGCGAACGGTCCTTTTGGAAATGCACCGCAATCGGTCAATCCATTCGGCAGCTACCCTGGCATGCAGTATAGTCCTTATTATGGAGCGCCGATGGGGGATGTTCCTTTGGGAGCCAATCAAGGGCTAGCAACGGTAAATGGAGCTAACTATGGTCAACAATTTGATCCTTATTTCGGAGCAATTCCGCCTATTCCACCTTTACCGCCTTTAGGCCCGCTAAGAGAGAATGAGAATGAAAATGACCGTTCCTCCGAGAATGAAGATGACTTAATCAGTCAATCGCCTTCTGTAAAGAAACGTCAACTTCAAAATAAGCCAAAGGCAAAGCTAGCAGCATCAGCAAGGCAAAGCAAACCAAGACGGAAGGAAAACCTGCCTTGGATTAAATGGTAA
- the thrB gene encoding homoserine kinase, whose protein sequence is MRNANIKSGRVVVKVPSSTANLGPGFDSLGMALSLFAWVSMAPAEKTRITLVGDNLQGVAEDKTNLVYEVAQAVFNKAGIELPELDIGIRSDIPLTRGLGSSASAIVGALVAANTLIGQALTDDELFQMATALEKHPDNVGASLFGGIVVAAWDGLRAEYIRIEPPALLDVLVAIPEFELSTKKARNVLPEQISMKDAVFNVTHSSLLTAALATGRLDLLGHAMRDRLHQPYRASLIPGMEKILHEATENGALGAVLSGAGPTLLLLADSENSDKRIIEAFVKKVMDNEGITITTRWLEPCLHGPIVRLVDENDADYKLEPGQLLRSAEAEVGA, encoded by the coding sequence ATGCGTAATGCAAATATTAAATCCGGACGTGTCGTCGTTAAGGTTCCTTCAAGTACAGCCAATTTAGGCCCGGGGTTTGATTCACTTGGAATGGCATTATCCTTATTTGCTTGGGTTAGTATGGCGCCTGCTGAGAAAACCCGAATTACTTTGGTAGGAGACAATCTACAAGGCGTGGCAGAGGATAAAACGAATTTAGTGTATGAAGTCGCTCAAGCTGTCTTTAACAAGGCTGGAATAGAGCTTCCTGAGCTGGACATCGGCATTCGGAGTGATATTCCCTTAACAAGGGGACTGGGAAGCAGTGCCTCTGCTATCGTTGGAGCACTTGTCGCTGCGAATACCTTGATTGGTCAAGCTCTTACCGATGATGAGCTATTCCAAATGGCTACTGCACTAGAAAAGCATCCAGATAATGTGGGAGCCTCTCTCTTCGGAGGAATTGTAGTGGCGGCTTGGGATGGATTAAGAGCCGAGTATATCCGGATCGAACCGCCTGCATTGTTGGATGTACTAGTAGCAATCCCTGAATTTGAGCTTTCGACGAAAAAAGCGCGAAATGTTCTGCCGGAGCAAATTTCGATGAAGGATGCTGTATTTAACGTTACTCATAGCTCGCTGTTGACAGCGGCTTTGGCAACAGGTCGGCTAGACTTGCTTGGCCACGCGATGAGGGATCGGTTGCATCAGCCTTATCGTGCGTCGCTTATCCCGGGAATGGAGAAGATTTTGCACGAAGCAACAGAAAACGGGGCTCTTGGAGCTGTACTTTCCGGTGCGGGACCTACACTGCTGCTTCTTGCTGACTCTGAGAATTCCGATAAAAGGATAATAGAGGCATTTGTTAAGAAGGTTATGGACAATGAAGGAATTACGATAACAACCCGCTGGTTAGAGCCTTGTCTACACGGACCAATAGTTAGGCTTGTAGACGAGAATGATGCTGACTACAAGCTGGAGCCGGGTCAATTATTAAGATCAGCAGAAGCAGAGGTGGGCGCATGA